In Populus trichocarpa isolate Nisqually-1 chromosome 7, P.trichocarpa_v4.1, whole genome shotgun sequence, the following proteins share a genomic window:
- the LOC7465546 gene encoding malate dehydrogenase, glyoxysomal encodes MQQSNLRVARIAAHINPPNLQMVEEDLGLERVNCRAKGASSGFKVAILGAAGGIGQPLAMLMKMNPLVSLLHLYDVVNAPGVTADISHMDTSAVVRGFLGQQQLEDALIGMDLVIIPAGVPRKPGMTRDDLFNINAGIVKTLCEAIAKCCPKAIVNIISNPVNSTVPIAAEVFKKAGVFDPKRVLGVTMLDVVRANTFVAEIMGLDPREVDVPVVGGHAGVTILPLLSQVKPLCSFTQKEIDYLTDRIQNGGTEVVEAKAGAGSATLSMAYAAVKFADACLRALRGDAAVVHCAYVASAVTELPFFASKVRLGRNGVEEIYPLGPLNDYERAGLEKAKKELAGSIQKGVSFVKK; translated from the exons ATGCAGCAATCCAATCTACGCGTTGCAAGAATTGCAGCCCATATTAATCCTCCAAATCTCCAg atGGTGGAGGAGGATTTGGGTCTGGAGCGGGTGAATTGCCGAGCCAAAGGAGCATCATCTGGGTTCAAGGTTGCTATACTGGGAGCTGCAGGAGGCATAGGGCAGCCACTGGCTATGTTAATGAAGATGAACCCATTGGTTTCTCTTCTTCACTTGTATGATGTCGTCAATGCTCCTGGTGTCACTGCTGATATTAGTCACATGGACACTTCTGCTGTG GTTCGTGGGTTCTTGGGGCAGCAGCAATTAGAGGATGCTCTAATAGGGATGGATCTTGTAATCATTCCCGCTGGTGTTCCTAGAAAACCAGGAATGACGAGGGATGATCTCTTCAACATCAATGCTGGAATTGTTAAGACTCTTTGTGAAGCAATTGCTAAATGCTGCCCAAAAGCTATTGTCAACATAATTAGCAATCCTGTTAATTCCACAGTTCCAATTGCAGCTGAAGTCTTCAAGAAAGCTGGTGTCTTTGATCCGAAACGAGTTTTGGGAGTCACGATGCTTGATGTTGTCAGAGCCAATACTTTTGTG GCAGAAATTATGGGTCTTGATCCTAGGGAGGTTGATGTTCCAGTTGTCGGGGGTCATGCTGGGGTTACTATATTACCTCTTCTATCACAG GTAAAACCTTTGTGCTCATTCACACAGAAAGAAATAGACTACTTGACAGATCGTATTCAAAATGGCGGAACAGAAGTTGTTGAG GCAAAGGCTGGAGCTGGTTCTGCGACACTATCAATG GCATATGCTGCTGTTAAATTTGCAGATGCTTGCCTCCGGGCCTTGAGAGGAGACGCTGCTGTTGTCCATTGTGCATATGTAGCTTCTGCG GTGACCGAACTGCCTTTCTTCGCATCCAAGGTACGGCTCGGCCGTAACGGAGTAGAGGAGATTTACCCACTTGGACCCCTCAATGATTATGAAAG GGCTGGTTTggagaaagcaaagaaagagcTAGCAGGAAGCATTCAGAAGGGGGTTTCCTTTGTAAAGAAATGA
- the LOC7465545 gene encoding leucine-rich repeat receptor-like serine/threonine-protein kinase BAM1: MRLLLLLLLLLLLLHLQIYAPTTTARTVSEYEALLSIKSSITDDPQSFLSAWNSTTPLCSWTGITCDHTGRRVTSLDLSGLNLSGTLSSDVAHLRYLQNLSLAVNQFSGPIPASLSAVTSLRSLNLSNNIFNSTFPPQLSSLKNLQVLDLYNNNMTGGLPLTVVEMPNLRHLHLGGNYYSGKIPSEYGKWGFLEYLAISGNELEGSIPVELGNLTKLRELYIGYFNTYEGGLPPEIGNLSSLVRFDAANCGLSGQIPPEIGRLQKLDTLFLQVNGLSGSLTPELGSLKSLKSMDLSNNMFTGEIPTSFAELKNLTLLNLFRNKLYGAIPEFIAELPELQVLQLWENNFTSTIPQALGQNGKLEILDLSSNKLTGTLPPNMCLGNNLQTLITLSNFLFGPIPESLGQCQSLSRIRMGENFLNGSIPKGLFDLPNLSQVELQDNLLAGEFPVIGTLAVNLGQLSLSNNRLTGSLPPSVGNFSGVQKFLLDGNKFSGSIPPEIGRLQQLTKMDFSHNKFSGPIAPEISQCKLLTFVDLSRNELSGEIPTEITGMRILNYLNLSRNHLVGSIPAPIATMQSLTSVDFSYNNLSGLVPGTGQFSYFNYTSFLGNPGLCGPYLGPCKDGDVNGTHQPRVKGPLSSSLKLLLVIGLLVCSIAFAVAAIIKARSLKKASEARAWKLTAFQRLDFTVDDVLDCLKEDNIIGKGGAGIVYKGAMPNGDHVAVKRLPVMSRGSSHDHGFNAEIQTLGRIRHRHIVRLLGFCSNHETNLLVYEYMPNGSLGEVLHGKKGGHLHWDTRYKIAVEAAKGLCYLHHDCSPLIVHRDVKSNNILLDTSFEAHVADFGLAKFLQDSGTSECMSAIAGSYGYIAPEYAYTLKVDEKSDVYSFGVVLLELVTGRKPVGEFGDGVDIVQWVRKMTDSIKEGVLKVLDPRLPSVPLHEVMHVFYVAMLCVEEQAVERPTMREVVQILTELPKSPSSKQGDSVITEPSPHSAATAALDSPSSTAKDVPKDHQQPPPADLLSI, encoded by the exons atgagactcctccttcttcttctccttctccttctccttctccaccTTCAAATCTATGCACCCACCACCACTGCACGCACTGTATCAGAATATGAAGCTCTCCTCTCCATAAAATCCTCCATCACCGACGACCCTCAATCATTTCTCTCCGCATGGAACTCCACAACCCCACTTTGCTCCTGGACTGGCATCACCTGTGACCACACTGGCCGTCGAGTGACCTCCTTAGACCTCTCCGGTCTCAACCTCTCGGGCACTCTCTCCTCTGACGTAGCCCACCTTCGTTACCTTCAAAATCTCTCCCTGGCTGTCAACCAGTTTTCCGGCCCAATCCCTGCCTCACTCTCCGCCGTCACTTCCCTTCGCTCCCTTAACCTCTCCAACAACATCTTCAACTCCACATTCCCTCCACAGCTCTCTTCCCTCAAGAACCTTCAAGTTCTTGACCTTTACAACAACAACATGACAGGTGGGTTGCCACTAACCGTAGTGGAAATGCCAAATCTCCGGCATTTACACCTCGGCGGTAACTATTACTCCGGGAAAATCCCATCAGAATATGGAAAATGGGGGTTTCTTGAATATCTTGCCATCTCCGGTAACGAGCTTGAAGGTAGCATTCCTGTTGAGTTAGGTAACTTGACTAAATTGCGTGAACTCTACATCGGGTATTTCAATACTTACGAAGGTGGTTTACCGCCTGAGATCGGTAATTTATCCAGCTTGGTTCGTTTTGACGCTGCAAACTGTGGGTTATCCGGCCAAATACCGCCGGAAATTGGCAGGTTACAGAAGCTGGACACATTGTTTCTTCAGGTTAACGGGCTTTCGGGTTCGTTAACTCCAGAGCTTGGGAGCTTGAAGAGCTTAAAATCCATGGATTTGTCGAATAATATGTTCACGGGGGAGATTCCTACTAGTTTTGCAGAGTTAAAGAACTTGACCCTTTTGAATCTGTTTAGAAACAAGCTGTACGGAGCAATCCCGGAGTTCATCGCCGAGTTGCCGGAGCTTCAGGTGTTGCAGCTGTGGGAGAATAATTTCACTTCAACTATTCCACAGGCCTTGGGTCAAAATGGGAAGCTTGAGATTTTAGATCTTTCATCCAATAAGCTTACTGGGACTTTGCCTCCTAATATGTGCTTGGGTAATAATCTGCAAACTTTGATCACTCTTAGCAATTTCTTGTTTGGTCCCATTCCTGAATCGCTTGGACAATGTCAGTCCTTGAGTAGAATTCGAATGGGAGAGAATTTTCTCAATGGCTCAATTCCTAAAGGGCTTTTTGATTTGCCAAACTTGAGTCAAGTTGAGTTGCAAGATAATCTTCTAGCTGGGGAGTTTCCTGTGATTGGTACATTGGCTGTGAATCTTGGCCAGCTTAGTCTCTCAAATAATCGCCTCACAGGGTCTTTGCCTCCTAGTGTCGGTAACTTTTCTGGTGTTCAAAAGTTTCTCCTTGATGGGAACAAGTTCAGTGGTTCAATCCCACCTGAGATTGGAAGGTTGCAGCAACTTACCAAGATGGATTTTAGCCACAACAAGTTTTCAGGTCCCATTGCTCCAGAGATTAGTCAATGCAAGCTGTTAACGTTTGTTGATCTCAGTAGAAACGAGCTTTCAGGTGAGATTCCTACTGAGATTACAGGTATGAGGATCTTGAATTACCTGAATCTCTCAAGAAATCATCTTGTTGGTAGCATTCCTGCTCCTATAGCCACTATGCAGAGCTTAACTTCtgttgatttttcttacaaCAATCTTTCTGGTTTGGTCCCTGGTACTGGTCAGTTTAGTTATTTCAATTACACTTCGTTTTTGGGTAATCCTGGTCTTTGCGGTCCCTATTTGGGCCCCTGCAAAGATGGGGATGTAAATGGAACTCACCAGCCACGAGTTAAGGGGCCGCTCTCTTCTTCTCTGAAGCTCTTGCTTGTTATTGGCTTGCTTGTTTGCTCCATTGCGTTTGCGGTCGCGGCTATAATTAAGGCTAGGTCGTTGAAAAAGGCCAGTGAGGCTCGTGCTTGGAAATTGACTGCTTTCCAGCGCTTGGACTTTACTGTTGATGATGTTTTGGATTGCTTGAAAGAAGACAATATTATTGGTAAAGGTGGTGCGGGGATTGTTTACAAGGGTGCAATGCCAAATGGTGATCATGTTGCTGTGAAAAGACTACCGGTAATGAGCCGTGGATCTTCTCATGATCATGGATTCAATGCTGAGATTCAGACCTTGGGGAGGATTAGGCACCGACACATTGTTAGATTGTTGGGGTTCTGTTCTAACCACGAGACTAATCTCTTGGTCTATGAGTACATGCCCAATGGGAGCTTAGGAGAGGTTCTTCATGGCAAGAAAGGAGGTCATTTGCACTGGGATACCAGGTATAAGATTGCTGTTGAGGCTGCAAAGGGCCTTTGCTACCTTCATCATGATTGCTCCCCATTGATTGTTCACCGTGATGTGAAATCGAACAACATCCTTCTTGACACCAGTTTTGAAGCTCATGTTGCAGACTTTGGCCTTGCCAAGTTCTTGCAAGATTCTGGCACATCAGAGTGCATGTCTGCAATTGCTGGATCTTATGGATACATAGCTCCAG AATATGCCTACACACTGAAGGTTGATGAAAAGAGTGACGTGTACAGCTTTGGTGTAGTTCTCTTAGAACTCGTTACTGGTAGAAAACCGGTTGGAGAATTCGGTGATGGTGTGGATATAGTTCAATGGGTTCGAAAAATGACAGACTCAATCAAGGAAGGAGTTTTGAAAGTCCTGGACCCAAGACTCCCATCAGTTCCGCTTCATGAGGTGATGCATGTGTTCTATGTTGCAATGCTTTGCGTGGAAGAACAGGCTGTCGAACGCCCAACAATGCGAGAAGTTGTTCAGATTCTAACAGAGCTTCCGAAGTCACCAAGCTCAAAACAAGGAGACTCAGTAATCACAGAGCCCTCGCCACATTCAGCCGCCACCGCAGCGCTCGACTCTCCTAGTTCAACAGCTAAAGACGTCCCAAAAGACCATCAGCAGCCACCACCTGCCGATCTTCTTAGCATTTGA